A single Pyxicephalus adspersus chromosome 8, UCB_Pads_2.0, whole genome shotgun sequence DNA region contains:
- the ABCD3 gene encoding ATP-binding cassette sub-family D member 3 (The sequence of the model RefSeq protein was modified relative to this genomic sequence to represent the inferred CDS: added 104 bases not found in genome assembly) gives MAPVYSKYLTGRNTGAAGAALLLLYLINKRRRASGRKGGRSAVHEKDGKKEKAQVDKVFFGRMCRILKILVPKTFSKEGGYLLLIAVMLIARTYCDVWMIQNGTFIESAIIGRSRKDFRKYLFNFITAMPAISLVNNFLKFGLNELKLCFRERLTKYLYDEYLKSFTYYKMGNLDNRIANADQLLTQDVEKFCNSVVDLYSNLSKPFLDIVLYIFKLTSAIGAQGPASMMAYLLVSGLFLTRLRRPIGKMTITEQRYEGEYRYVNSRLITNSEEIAFYNGNKREKMTIHSAFNKLVDHLHTFIFFRFSMGFVDSIIAKYLATVVGYLVVSRPFLTPNHPRHLTSTHAELLEDYYQSGRMLLRMSQALGRIVLAGREMTRLAGFTARITELMQVLKDLNQGKYERTMISQQDKESDSVPMIPLIPGSGRVINVDNIIKFDHVPLATPNGDILIRDLNFEVRSGTNVLVCGPNGCGKSSLFRVLGELWPLFGGSLTKPERGKLFYVPQRPYMTLGSLRDQVIYPDTHEDQKRKGISDKVLKEYLDNVQLGQILDREGGWDSVQDWMDVLSGGEKQRMAMARLFYHKPQFAILDECTSAVSVDVEGYIYNHCRKVGISLFTVSHRKSLWKHHEYYLHMDGRGNYEFKPITDDTVEFGS, from the exons gaggaAGGGTGGAAGGTCAGCAGTACATGAG AAAGATGGGAAGAAAGAAAAGGCCCAAGTGGATAAAGTATTCTTTGGAAGAATGTGCCGTATCTTGAAAATATTAGTCCCTAAAACATTCTCTAAGGAG GGTGGATATCTGCTACTCATAGCTGTCATGCTGATAGCTCGCACATACTGTGATGTCTGGATGATACAGAATGGCACTTTTattgaaag TGCTATCATTGGCCGCAGCAGAAAAGATTTTAGGAAATACCTATTCAACTTTATCACCGCCATGCCTGCc atctcattagtaaataattttttgaaatttggaCTCAATGAACTGAAGTTATGTTTCCGGGAAAGACTAACGAAGTACCTCTATGATGAATATCtcaa atCGTTCACCTATTACAAGATGGGAAACTTGGACAACCGCATAGCAAATGCTGATCAGTTGCTTACACAAGATGTTGAAAAGTTTTGCAACAGTGTAGTGGATTTGTATTCCAATCTGAGCAag cCATTTTTGGACATTGTCCTGTATATTTTCAAACTGACAAGTGCAATTGGAGCTCAG GGTCCAGCGAGCATGATGGCTTATCTGCTTGTCTCAGGCCTTTTCCTTACACGCCTCAGGAGGCCAATTGGTAAAATGACTATTACAGAGCAGAGATATGAAGGTGAATACAGATATGTCAACTCCCGGCTCATTACCAACAG TGAAGAAATTGCCTTCTATAatggaaacaaaagggaaaaaatgaccATTCACTCTGCATTTAATAAActg GTGGATCacttacatacttttatttttttccggTTTTCCATGGGTTTTGTAGACAGCATCATTGCTAAGT ACTTGGCTACAGTTGTTGGTTATCTGGTTGTCAGCCGTCCATTCCTCACACCAAATCACCCACGTCATTTGACCAGTACTCATGCAGAGCTCTTGGAG GACTATTACCAGAGTGGAAGGATGCTGCTTAGGATGTCCCAAGCCCTTGGCCGGATTGTTCTAGCTGGACGTGAAATGACCAGACTAGCAGG TTTCACAGCAAGAATTACAGAGCTGATGCAAGTGCTAAAGGACTTGAACCAAGGCAAATATGAACGCACTATGATTTCCCAACAGGACAAAG AGTCCGATTCTGTTCCCATGATTCCCCTAATTCCAGGAAGTGGAAGAGTTATAAATGTCGACAACATAATCAA attTGATCATGTTCCTCTTGCAACACCAAATGGGGACATTTTAATCAGAGATCTAAACTTTGAG GTGAGGTCTGGAACCAATGTCCTTGTCTGTGGGCCAAATGGCTGTGGAAAGAGCTCCCTTTTCCGTGTCTTAGGAGAG TTATGGCCACTGTTTGGAGGAAGTCTGACGAAGCCAGAACGAGGGAAACTGTTTTATGTTCCCCAG aggcCGTATATGACTTTGGGGTCACTACGGGACCAAGTCATCTACCCAGACACACATGAAGACCAGAAACGTAAAGGCATTTCAGATAAG GTCTTAAAAGAATACCTTGATAATGTTCAACTGGGCCAAATTTTAGATCGTGAGGGAGGCTGGGACAGTGTCCAGGACTGGATGGATGTTCTTAGTGGAGGAGAAAAACAAAGGATGGCG ATGGCTCGCTTATTCTACCACAAGCCTCAGTTTGCAATCTTGGACGAATGCACAAGTGCTGTTAGTGTTGATGTAGAAGGTTATATCTACAACCACTGTAGGAAG GTTGGAATATCTCTATTCACAGTGTCACACAGAAAGTCTCTGTGGAAACACCATGAG tattaCCTCCACATGGATGGACGGGGAAATTACGAATTCAAGCCAATTACTGACGACACAGTGGAGTTTGGATCTTAG